A genomic region of Prionailurus bengalensis isolate Pbe53 chromosome D1, Fcat_Pben_1.1_paternal_pri, whole genome shotgun sequence contains the following coding sequences:
- the LOC122483224 gene encoding tripartite motif-containing protein 77-like, with amino-acid sequence MPQPVDPRLSSWPITGLIERLNRFLVPIFFENETTTCHMPLFEDLRRWLFSRDHPDVVTNATRSKYFLAWGAQTFTCGQHYWEVDVGNCRNWALGFCDDSWTMRNDMALDSEGIFLLFCIKEDNQCRLFSSSPLSPQYVERPLGHVGVFLDYECGVVSFVNVANCSLICSFLSRSFCLPFRPFLCSAPS; translated from the exons ATGCCCCAACCTGTGGATCCACGACTCAGTTCATGGCCCATCACAGGGCTGATAGAGAGACTCAACCGTTTTCTTG TGcccattttttttgaaaatgaaacaacGACCTGTCACATGCCGCTGTTTGAAGATCTGAGACGTTGGCTCTTCAGTCGCGATCATCCTGACGTTGTCACTAATGCAACAAGATCAAAATACTTTCTGGCATGGGGAGCCCAGACATTTACCTGTGGTCAGCATTACTGGGAGGTGGATGTGGGGAACTGTCGGAACTGGGCCCTTGGATTTTGCGATGATTCTTGGACAATGAGGAATGACATGGCGCTTGACTCAGAGGGGATTTTTCTACTCTTTTGTATCAAAGAGGACAACCAGTGTCGTCTCTTTAGCTCCTCCCCACTGTCACCTCAATATGTAGAAAGGCCTCTGGGCCACGTGGGGGTGTTCCTGGATTATGAGTGTGGTGTGGTGAGCTTTGTGAATGTGGCCAATTGCTCCCTCATTTGCAGTTTCCTCTCACgttccttctgtcttcctttcagACCCTTTCTATGCTCTGCACCCTCGTGA